The following proteins come from a genomic window of Novosphingobium sp. P6W:
- a CDS encoding ABC transporter permease encodes MTRTLLRYPSARAAIVILTVVALLAAFGPWLAPHDPLAQDSSALLQGPSAAYWLGTDALGRDVFSRLLAGSTVSVLASLLSVSIGIVLGVVPGLLSVFLGKRFEWVGLRLIDALMMLPFLVFAIAMTAMLGNGLAQAMFAVGILITPAFFRVSRAAALSVANAEYIEAAHLMGASTAAIIRRHVISKVLPAVAVSAASMTGACLSIVASLTFLGIGVVPPDPTWGGLLATDLSTLYDRPFGPIAPALLIVATVWALNALADAMRDAGTQEQRA; translated from the coding sequence ATGACCCGAACATTGCTCCGCTACCCCAGCGCCCGCGCCGCCATCGTCATTCTGACGGTGGTCGCGCTGCTCGCCGCGTTCGGCCCGTGGCTTGCGCCGCATGATCCGCTGGCGCAGGATTCCTCCGCGCTGCTGCAGGGGCCGAGCGCGGCGTACTGGCTGGGCACCGACGCGCTGGGCCGCGACGTTTTCAGCCGCCTGCTCGCCGGGTCCACCGTATCGGTCCTCGCCAGCCTGCTCTCGGTGTCGATCGGGATAGTGCTGGGTGTGGTTCCGGGCCTGCTGTCGGTGTTCCTGGGCAAGCGGTTCGAATGGGTGGGCCTGCGCCTTATCGACGCCTTGATGATGCTGCCTTTTCTAGTCTTCGCCATCGCGATGACCGCGATGCTGGGCAATGGTCTGGCACAGGCCATGTTCGCGGTGGGCATCCTCATCACCCCCGCCTTCTTCCGCGTCAGCCGCGCCGCCGCGCTGTCCGTCGCCAATGCCGAGTACATCGAGGCGGCCCACCTGATGGGCGCCTCGACCGCCGCGATCATCCGCCGCCACGTCATCTCCAAGGTCCTGCCCGCCGTCGCGGTTTCGGCCGCCTCGATGACCGGCGCGTGCCTCTCGATCGTCGCCTCGCTGACGTTCCTGGGCATCGGCGTGGTCCCGCCCGACCCCACCTGGGGCGGCCTCCTCGCGACCGACCTTTCCACTCTCTACGACCGTCCCTTCGGCCCCATCGCCCCTGCCCTGCTGATCGTCGCGACGGTCTGGGCGCTTAACGCGCTGGCGGATGCGATGCGGGATGCCGGCACCCAGGAGCAGCGCGCATGA
- a CDS encoding ABC transporter ATP-binding protein, whose protein sequence is MTTLDNVVSLERHARRAEPAEPILAVNGLRIVAADGRELVRDMHFDLPRGGTLGIVGESGSGKSLTCRAILDVLPPGLSVASGSIRYRDVDLSRLDAKSWRALRGVELSAVFQDPGSYLNPSTPVGRQLAETIRATLKLRRKAARARALDLLERVGFTDPTAVYRQYPYELSGGMAQRVLIALAVCAGPSLLIADEATTALDVTVQSEVLALIDKLRREEDLTLIMVSHDLAVVSQVCDHVIVMRAGEIVEAGPTREILRHPKTAYTRSLIEDHAVHAIETGRAPAAETPQRPALLSVRGLHAGYGIRTVVQDIDLQVAPGEILGLIGETGSGKTTLLRTILGLIPAATGAIELDGQRIDGLTGAPLRDFRRSGALQYVFQDPLRSLDPDLTIGASIAEGLTLRKGRLDVSAIDASVTAALRAVGLDPDLATRLPRLLSGGQRQRAVIARALALDPKVLLLDEPVSALDAVNRLHVLKLLRHLADERGIAQIFISHDLGSVAGIADRVAVLYRGQVVETGPAAALLANPTHPYTRKLLEAAPRLSGAAPATTARTLFTAH, encoded by the coding sequence ATGACCACTCTCGACAACGTCGTCAGCCTCGAACGCCACGCCCGCCGGGCCGAGCCCGCAGAACCGATCCTCGCGGTCAACGGCCTGCGCATCGTCGCCGCAGACGGCCGCGAACTGGTGCGCGACATGCATTTCGACCTCCCGCGCGGCGGCACATTGGGCATCGTCGGGGAATCCGGCAGCGGCAAGTCGCTCACCTGCCGTGCCATCCTCGACGTGCTGCCGCCGGGCCTCAGCGTCGCCTCGGGGTCGATCCGCTACCGCGACGTCGATCTCTCGCGGCTCGATGCCAAATCGTGGCGAGCCCTGCGCGGGGTCGAACTGTCGGCGGTGTTCCAGGACCCCGGCTCCTACCTCAACCCCTCGACCCCGGTCGGCCGCCAGTTGGCCGAAACCATCCGCGCCACGCTGAAACTGAGGCGCAAGGCCGCCCGCGCCCGCGCGCTCGACCTGCTCGAACGCGTGGGCTTCACTGACCCCACCGCCGTCTACCGCCAGTATCCCTACGAACTGTCCGGCGGCATGGCCCAGCGCGTGCTCATCGCCCTCGCGGTCTGCGCCGGGCCCAGCCTGCTCATCGCGGACGAGGCCACCACCGCGCTCGACGTGACGGTGCAGTCCGAAGTCCTCGCCCTGATCGATAAACTGCGCCGCGAGGAAGACCTGACGCTCATCATGGTGTCCCACGACCTCGCGGTCGTCTCGCAGGTCTGCGACCACGTCATCGTCATGCGCGCGGGCGAGATCGTCGAGGCCGGCCCGACCCGCGAAATCCTGCGCCACCCCAAAACCGCCTACACCCGCAGCCTGATCGAAGACCACGCCGTTCACGCCATCGAAACCGGCCGAGCCCCAGCCGCCGAAACGCCGCAGCGCCCCGCCCTGCTCTCCGTCCGGGGCCTCCACGCCGGTTACGGCATCCGCACGGTGGTGCAGGACATCGACCTTCAGGTGGCCCCCGGCGAAATCCTCGGCCTGATCGGAGAAACCGGCTCCGGCAAGACGACCCTGCTGCGCACGATCCTCGGCCTGATCCCCGCCGCGACGGGTGCGATCGAGTTGGACGGCCAAAGGATCGACGGCCTGACCGGTGCCCCCTTGCGCGATTTCCGCCGCTCGGGCGCGCTGCAATACGTGTTCCAGGACCCGCTGCGCAGTCTCGACCCGGACCTCACCATCGGCGCCTCGATCGCCGAAGGGCTCACGTTGCGCAAAGGCCGTCTGGACGTCTCGGCCATCGACGCCTCGGTAACGGCGGCCCTGCGCGCCGTCGGCCTCGATCCTGACCTTGCCACCCGCCTGCCGCGTCTGCTCTCGGGAGGGCAGCGCCAGCGCGCCGTCATCGCCCGCGCCCTCGCGTTGGACCCCAAGGTGCTGCTGCTCGACGAGCCGGTCAGCGCGCTCGACGCAGTAAACCGGCTCCACGTCCTCAAGCTGCTGCGCCATCTCGCCGACGAGCGCGGCATCGCGCAGATCTTCATCTCGCACGATCTCGGCTCGGTGGCGGGCATCGCCGACCGGGTGGCGGTGCTCTATCGCGGGCAGGTCGTCGAGACCGGCCCCGCCGCCGCGCTGCTGGCCAACCCCACGCATCCCTATACGCGCAAGCTGCTCGAAGCCGCGCCCCGCCTTTCCGGCGCGGCCCCGGCCACGACCGCCCGCACCCTGTTCACGGCACATTGA
- a CDS encoding NtaA/DmoA family FMN-dependent monooxygenase (This protein belongs to a clade of FMN-dependent monooxygenases, within a broader family of flavin-dependent oxidoreductases, the luciferase-like monooxygenase (LMM) family, some of whose members use coenzyme F420 rather than FMN.) yields the protein MTRETLKLGAVLIGIGDASGKGLWRDPAVPLDASVDIDWYVKQAREAEEAKFDFVFIVDSQYITPDFPNHHLNRLEPLTLLSAVAGATSRIGLVATISTTYSEPFDIARRLASLDLISRGRAGWNIVTSQDPGTAGNFSGSRHGDYETRYRRATESVEVVQGLWHSYEEDAFTRDRTAARFLDPAKQHRLDHRGEFFSVTGPLNIQRSPQGQPPLVQAGTSPQGRELSARHADIVFSFARTPEESLDLASDVRARAEAAGRDPAELLFIPALGVTIADTNEEARAVERARTSDGDIRTALGNLSRQFAGYDFSLHDLDAPFPEIVLPEAAGISRFHEEIDRAKGEGATLRQVIEAQVATWLRVAGSPQTIADTLEQWYESGAADGFNLFVQHPADWDRFRSEVVPILVRRGLFRDEYTAKTLRGNLGLASVPNHHASAVQSLLTPAYQ from the coding sequence ATGACTCGCGAGACATTGAAGCTGGGCGCCGTCCTCATCGGCATCGGCGACGCTTCGGGCAAGGGCCTGTGGCGCGACCCGGCGGTTCCACTCGATGCCAGCGTCGATATCGACTGGTACGTCAAACAGGCGCGCGAGGCGGAGGAAGCGAAGTTCGACTTCGTCTTCATCGTCGACAGCCAGTACATCACACCTGATTTTCCCAACCATCACCTCAACCGCCTGGAGCCGCTGACCTTGCTGTCTGCCGTGGCGGGCGCGACCAGCCGCATCGGCCTGGTGGCGACGATCAGCACCACCTATTCCGAGCCGTTCGACATCGCCCGCCGCCTCGCATCGCTCGACCTCATCAGCCGGGGCCGAGCAGGCTGGAACATCGTCACCAGCCAGGACCCCGGCACCGCAGGCAACTTCAGCGGCAGCCGCCACGGCGACTACGAGACCCGCTATCGCCGCGCGACTGAATCGGTCGAGGTCGTGCAGGGCCTATGGCATTCCTACGAAGAAGACGCCTTCACCCGCGACCGCACCGCCGCGCGTTTCCTCGATCCCGCCAAGCAGCACCGGCTCGACCATCGCGGCGAGTTCTTCTCGGTAACGGGGCCCCTCAACATCCAGCGTTCGCCCCAGGGCCAGCCGCCGCTGGTCCAGGCCGGGACTTCCCCCCAAGGGCGCGAGTTGAGCGCGCGCCATGCCGATATCGTGTTCAGCTTCGCGCGCACGCCGGAGGAATCGCTGGACCTTGCAAGCGACGTGCGTGCCCGCGCCGAAGCGGCCGGGCGTGACCCGGCGGAATTGCTGTTCATCCCCGCGCTGGGCGTGACCATCGCCGACACCAACGAGGAAGCGCGAGCCGTCGAACGGGCGCGCACATCGGACGGCGACATCCGCACCGCGCTGGGCAACCTGTCACGCCAGTTCGCCGGTTATGACTTTTCCCTCCACGATCTCGACGCCCCCTTCCCCGAGATCGTGCTACCCGAGGCAGCCGGCATCAGCCGCTTTCACGAAGAGATCGACCGCGCCAAGGGCGAAGGCGCGACCCTGCGGCAGGTGATCGAAGCACAGGTTGCGACATGGCTGCGCGTCGCCGGTTCGCCTCAGACGATCGCCGACACGCTGGAGCAATGGTACGAAAGCGGCGCGGCCGACGGCTTCAACCTGTTCGTCCAGCACCCCGCAGACTGGGATCGCTTTCGCAGTGAGGTCGTGCCCATCCTCGTGCGTCGCGGGCTATTTCGAGATGAGTATACCGCCAAGACACTCCGAGGTAATCTGGGCTTGGCCAGCGTACCTAATCACCACGCTTCGGCTGTCCAATCTTTGCTTACGCCCGCTTACCAATAG
- a CDS encoding phosphoesterase, with amino-acid sequence MPMMRSGLFLASVVAIVQASPACADDVTQRRWLAGDHHVHSIYSARYETNPEHPERMPQPVIGGDSSHTVLKNAQMARRFGLDWMVSTDHGGPGHSALNHDRAWPDVVAARRAEPGMVLFYGMEFDVPGGEHASLILPIDPTERGTLRDIESRFGKREAFPADASRTTKPKMIEALRYMTKLSAAPVLIANHPSRTASGFGEWGLHTPAEYQAWQKAAPNVVIGMEGAPGHQAARPETGADKAHGSRGLYGGFPTMGGFDQMVARLGGAWDALLGKGLHWTITANSDSHGHWREGGADFWPGEYSKTWVFAAPNSADILDGLRKGRVFVTTGDLIRQLDVTATMGQRSSPVSAASMGGTLAMSGGDEVDVVIRFRPARTPNAFGQLPKVDHVDLIAGGASGVEGDANGSTRIVRRFTTRDFRVDGDDLVVSHQMKVPKGTIYLRVRGTNTQQGEPEPDVAGEDSWRDLWFYSNPIYLSVG; translated from the coding sequence ATGCCGATGATGCGTTCGGGTCTATTTCTCGCGTCTGTTGTTGCCATCGTACAGGCCTCGCCGGCCTGCGCCGACGACGTCACCCAAAGGCGCTGGCTGGCGGGCGATCATCACGTGCACAGCATCTACAGTGCCCGCTACGAAACGAATCCTGAGCATCCCGAGCGTATGCCGCAGCCTGTGATCGGCGGCGATTCGTCGCACACGGTCCTGAAGAACGCACAGATGGCGCGGCGCTTTGGGCTGGACTGGATGGTCTCGACGGATCATGGCGGCCCCGGTCATTCCGCGCTCAACCATGACCGTGCATGGCCGGATGTCGTGGCCGCACGGCGGGCGGAGCCGGGCATGGTCCTGTTCTACGGTATGGAATTTGACGTTCCGGGGGGAGAGCATGCTAGCCTGATCCTGCCGATCGATCCCACCGAACGCGGCACTTTGCGCGATATCGAATCCCGCTTCGGCAAGCGCGAGGCGTTTCCTGCCGATGCTTCGCGCACCACTAAGCCGAAGATGATCGAAGCGTTGCGATACATGACCAAACTATCCGCCGCGCCGGTGCTCATCGCCAACCACCCTTCTCGAACGGCGTCCGGCTTTGGCGAATGGGGCTTGCATACGCCTGCTGAGTACCAGGCGTGGCAGAAGGCTGCTCCGAATGTCGTCATCGGTATGGAAGGCGCGCCGGGGCATCAGGCAGCCAGACCCGAAACAGGGGCCGACAAAGCACACGGTTCTCGCGGCCTGTACGGCGGATTTCCGACAATGGGCGGTTTCGATCAGATGGTCGCCCGGCTGGGCGGAGCCTGGGACGCGCTGCTGGGGAAGGGGCTGCACTGGACCATCACTGCCAACTCGGATTCACACGGTCACTGGCGTGAGGGCGGCGCAGACTTCTGGCCGGGAGAATATTCCAAGACATGGGTCTTCGCCGCACCAAACTCCGCGGACATCCTCGATGGATTGCGCAAAGGGCGCGTTTTCGTGACCACCGGCGATCTGATCCGGCAGCTGGACGTGACAGCGACCATGGGACAGCGTTCATCGCCCGTATCGGCAGCGTCGATGGGGGGAACGTTGGCGATGAGCGGCGGCGATGAAGTCGACGTCGTCATACGGTTCCGCCCGGCGCGCACTCCGAACGCCTTTGGGCAACTGCCGAAGGTCGATCATGTCGACCTGATCGCGGGCGGCGCTTCGGGCGTCGAAGGAGATGCCAACGGGAGCACCCGGATCGTCAGGCGCTTCACCACGCGCGACTTTCGAGTCGATGGTGACGATCTGGTGGTCTCGCACCAGATGAAGGTTCCGAAGGGAACAATCTATCTGCGGGTCCGGGGCACTAACACGCAGCAGGGGGAGCCCGAGCCCGACGTCGCCGGAGAGGATTCTTGGCGTGACCTGTGGTTCTATTCCAACCCGATCTATCTTTCCGTTGGGTAG
- a CDS encoding TonB-dependent receptor, translating into MISFKRQLCRSAALALALSGAALATSANAQARQVRIAIAAQSMDRALEQLARQSGQDILFTRDAVARLNAPAVSGEFDAETAVRRLISGTPLTVVRDRSGALIVRPLSAAAVQTPAIATGEPAPASEIVVTAPFSDGVERSLGVKRNADSIADAVVAADIGKLPAFNVAEALQRVPGVTIVREAGEGQFISVRGLGPNFQAVTFDGMPLAYNENIRNSGQSGRQFRLQVLPATLIDSVVVIKSPTADLIESGIGSTVDIRLIKPLDRPSFIAANAYAGYEERTDTFNPNGTISGGWRNRDETFGVLAGLSYSRRKIQFDRLRMGWQEGEVEGLAVDRVPTDVQPYLETEDRERISAVVGLQWRPSSNFEIDVEGLFSQFNNETTERRLTYYIPSQLSRLDLSTAVVEDGRLVAGTIRGARVRNYSEYMDQSHQNLQLNTTIKLDLGDWHIEPRVSYARASSDLDTPIQRVQYRTASGRGGNLTFDFSGDVLNKGRVTSLYTDLDLTDPSVMPFESFAVRPINSIDEDKSFVLNISREFNFDVGGLRLSKLRFGGQISDRYRDYQRRDRNSAVLRDGFARTDAFLQYPVPGNAFDQSIVNRQAWTNVNWALFNQAYTLGSEYDGVNPNASDLEPTAADLQNSYRIGEKIQALYGRIDFESDVGDVPVSGNFGLRYVRTKTDVRGTTIAPVSDGAGGATTEVLPSTTRATYNEFLPSANAMFKFTDNVQLRLGVARTMTRPSLSELRNSINTNSVTVTSIFNEGAAALADPTLNLQASGGNPNLRPYTSWNFDASFEWYFDKFGAFTVAAFHKDISNYIASDFETRTLAFAVNDGSTLPVNVLVATPTNVGDAAISGVEFGYTNKLPFGLGVTATATFATSKLELNSSGVGIQSAGIQGVSDVSYSITPFFETGPFEINVSYTYRSNYMTDAGANVTSLPSPQDVVAYYQKGFGIVDLGASYKIRPNIEMFVQAVNVLDERQVSFAGSESEVSEIHTFGRTVNFGVRAKF; encoded by the coding sequence ATGATTTCTTTCAAACGGCAGCTTTGCCGGTCGGCGGCGCTTGCGCTGGCTCTCTCGGGTGCCGCTCTTGCGACATCCGCGAATGCTCAGGCGCGTCAGGTGCGCATCGCGATCGCAGCCCAGTCGATGGACCGGGCGCTGGAGCAGCTTGCCCGCCAGAGCGGACAGGACATCCTGTTCACGCGCGATGCGGTCGCCCGGCTCAATGCACCTGCCGTTTCCGGCGAGTTCGATGCCGAAACCGCTGTTCGTCGCCTGATCTCGGGCACGCCGCTAACCGTCGTGCGCGATCGTTCGGGTGCCCTCATCGTTCGCCCTCTGTCGGCGGCGGCCGTGCAAACGCCAGCAATCGCGACCGGCGAGCCGGCTCCGGCCAGTGAAATCGTCGTAACCGCACCGTTCTCGGATGGTGTGGAACGGTCGCTTGGCGTCAAGCGCAACGCGGACTCGATCGCGGATGCGGTCGTCGCCGCCGATATCGGCAAGCTGCCTGCGTTCAACGTGGCAGAAGCGCTGCAGCGCGTGCCCGGCGTCACCATCGTGCGAGAAGCGGGCGAGGGCCAGTTCATCAGCGTGCGCGGGCTCGGTCCGAATTTTCAGGCGGTGACGTTTGACGGCATGCCGCTCGCCTACAATGAAAACATCCGCAACTCCGGCCAGTCGGGACGCCAGTTCCGCCTCCAGGTGCTCCCGGCCACGCTGATCGACAGCGTCGTCGTGATTAAGTCGCCCACGGCTGATCTGATCGAAAGCGGTATCGGTTCGACCGTCGATATCCGCCTGATCAAGCCGCTGGACCGCCCATCTTTCATAGCCGCCAATGCTTACGCGGGCTACGAAGAGCGCACCGATACGTTCAATCCCAACGGTACGATCTCGGGCGGCTGGCGCAACCGGGACGAAACTTTTGGAGTGCTGGCAGGCCTGTCCTATTCGCGCCGCAAGATCCAGTTCGACCGCTTGCGGATGGGATGGCAGGAAGGGGAGGTCGAAGGCTTGGCTGTCGACCGGGTTCCCACCGACGTCCAGCCCTATCTGGAGACGGAGGATCGCGAGCGCATCAGCGCCGTCGTCGGGCTGCAATGGCGTCCGTCCTCAAACTTCGAGATCGATGTCGAAGGCCTGTTTTCGCAGTTCAACAACGAGACGACCGAACGCCGCCTTACCTACTATATCCCGAGCCAGCTTTCGCGACTGGATCTGTCCACCGCCGTGGTCGAGGATGGCCGGTTGGTTGCGGGTACGATCCGCGGCGCGCGCGTTCGCAACTACAGCGAATATATGGATCAGTCGCACCAGAACCTTCAACTCAACACCACGATCAAGCTGGACCTTGGCGACTGGCACATAGAGCCGCGCGTCAGCTACGCCCGCGCCAGCAGCGACCTCGATACGCCGATCCAGCGCGTGCAGTACCGCACGGCCAGTGGCCGGGGCGGCAACCTCACGTTCGATTTCAGCGGTGATGTACTGAACAAAGGCCGCGTGACCTCGCTCTACACCGATCTCGACCTGACAGATCCCTCGGTCATGCCGTTCGAGAGCTTTGCCGTCCGTCCGATCAATTCGATCGACGAGGACAAGAGCTTCGTCTTGAACATCTCGCGCGAATTTAACTTCGATGTGGGCGGCCTCCGCCTGTCGAAACTGCGCTTCGGGGGGCAGATTTCGGACCGTTATCGCGACTATCAGCGCCGCGATCGGAATAGTGCGGTCCTGCGCGATGGCTTTGCGCGCACCGATGCTTTCCTGCAATATCCGGTGCCGGGCAACGCCTTCGACCAGTCGATCGTGAACCGGCAGGCGTGGACCAATGTGAATTGGGCGCTTTTCAACCAGGCCTACACTCTCGGCAGCGAATATGACGGCGTCAATCCGAATGCTTCGGACCTGGAGCCGACGGCGGCCGATCTGCAGAACTCCTACCGCATCGGCGAGAAGATCCAGGCGCTCTACGGCCGCATCGATTTTGAATCGGACGTGGGCGACGTCCCTGTCTCCGGCAACTTCGGCCTACGCTACGTGCGTACTAAAACCGATGTGCGCGGCACCACGATCGCGCCCGTTTCGGACGGCGCCGGCGGCGCGACCACCGAAGTTCTTCCCTCGACCACGCGCGCCACGTATAACGAGTTCCTGCCCAGCGCCAATGCGATGTTCAAGTTCACCGACAACGTGCAGCTTCGCCTCGGCGTGGCCCGCACGATGACGCGCCCCTCGCTTTCGGAACTGCGCAATTCGATCAATACCAACAGCGTTACCGTGACGAGCATCTTCAATGAGGGCGCGGCGGCGCTCGCCGATCCGACCCTCAATCTGCAGGCATCGGGCGGCAACCCCAACCTGCGCCCCTACACCTCGTGGAACTTCGACGCTTCGTTCGAATGGTATTTCGACAAGTTCGGCGCATTCACGGTGGCGGCCTTCCACAAGGACATCAGCAACTACATCGCCTCGGACTTCGAGACGCGCACGCTGGCTTTCGCGGTCAACGACGGCTCCACGCTCCCGGTGAACGTTCTTGTGGCCACCCCGACCAACGTGGGCGACGCGGCGATCTCCGGCGTCGAGTTCGGCTATACCAACAAGCTGCCGTTCGGCCTTGGCGTCACCGCGACGGCGACTTTCGCAACCTCCAAGCTGGAACTGAACAGCTCGGGCGTCGGCATTCAATCGGCGGGCATTCAGGGTGTTTCCGATGTGAGCTACTCGATCACGCCCTTCTTTGAGACGGGGCCGTTCGAAATCAACGTCAGCTACACCTATCGCAGCAACTACATGACCGATGCCGGTGCGAACGTGACTTCGCTCCCCAGCCCGCAGGACGTCGTGGCGTATTATCAGAAGGGTTTCGGCATCGTCGACCTGGGTGCGAGCTACAAGATCAGGCCGAACATCGAAATGTTTGTGCAGGCCGTGAACGTTCTCGACGAACGGCAGGTCTCGTTCGCCGGCAGCGAAAGCGAAGTCAGCGAAATCCACACCTTCGGGCGCACCGTGAATTTCGGCGTCCGCGCCAAGTTCTGA
- a CDS encoding FecR domain-containing protein, translating into MIFRSKPENKNRQAADWLARLHADDRSVRDEAAFHAWLKADPSHAPAFENASTIWDAVGGLRDDPRPAPPRPPEGVSRRAVMAGGAGLILTCGLGLGWQQAHAGVYETGVGEQRRFVLDDNTRIMLDTNTQVRFTANSSRRLLSLASGRVDVEIARDVRPFVIEAGERSAIAPAGRLDLRRDDDVVLVTAVQGSAQVRSGNGSVELAAGHRIAMGPGRQDKLDQPEIDDLLAWQSGRLAFRDETVAQAVAEMNRYSRRELVIADPQAGALRLSGVYRVGDPEAFARSLAELLPVEIAAEPDKIRIAAYR; encoded by the coding sequence GTGATCTTCCGCAGCAAGCCGGAGAATAAGAACCGGCAGGCGGCGGACTGGCTGGCTCGACTGCACGCAGATGACCGCTCCGTTCGAGACGAAGCGGCGTTTCATGCGTGGCTGAAGGCCGATCCGTCACACGCCCCGGCCTTCGAAAATGCGTCCACGATCTGGGACGCAGTTGGCGGTCTTCGTGATGACCCCCGGCCTGCGCCGCCTCGGCCACCGGAGGGCGTGTCCCGGCGCGCGGTCATGGCTGGCGGGGCCGGATTGATCCTGACTTGCGGGTTGGGTCTGGGCTGGCAGCAGGCCCACGCGGGCGTGTACGAGACCGGGGTCGGTGAACAGCGTCGCTTTGTGCTTGATGACAACACCCGCATCATGCTCGACACGAACACACAGGTGCGGTTCACCGCCAATTCCTCGCGGCGCCTGCTGTCGCTGGCATCGGGCCGCGTCGATGTCGAGATCGCAAGGGATGTGCGCCCCTTCGTTATCGAGGCGGGCGAGAGAAGTGCGATCGCGCCAGCGGGCCGGCTTGACTTGCGCCGGGACGACGATGTCGTACTTGTCACTGCGGTCCAGGGAAGCGCGCAGGTGCGGTCAGGCAATGGCAGTGTCGAACTGGCAGCAGGGCACCGCATTGCCATGGGACCTGGACGGCAGGACAAGCTGGACCAGCCCGAGATCGATGACCTGCTGGCATGGCAGAGCGGGCGACTGGCATTCCGCGATGAAACCGTGGCGCAGGCAGTGGCGGAGATGAACCGCTACAGCCGCCGTGAACTGGTTATTGCCGACCCGCAGGCAGGCGCCCTGCGTCTGAGCGGCGTCTATCGGGTCGGCGATCCAGAGGCTTTTGCGCGATCGCTGGCAGAGTTGCTGCCTGTCGAGATCGCGGCGGAGCCGGACAAGATCCGCATCGCAGCTTACCGCTGA
- a CDS encoding RNA polymerase sigma factor gives MARMEFSKASKYAPGSAFSWARLRNQVARMTRRDDAEDLLHDAWVNVATGRAVVQNADALLARAATNRGIDAYRRERRAGETLVWDPDVSTVADEHPLQDEVLIARERLGRLRVGVEALSPRTRQIFLMYRLDGRKYREIAEELGISQSAVEKHIARAMAYLADWMENW, from the coding sequence ATGGCCCGGATGGAGTTCTCGAAAGCATCGAAGTACGCTCCGGGGTCAGCGTTCAGCTGGGCGCGATTGCGAAATCAGGTTGCACGCATGACGCGGCGTGACGACGCCGAGGATCTGCTTCACGATGCCTGGGTTAACGTCGCCACCGGCCGGGCCGTGGTGCAGAATGCCGATGCGCTGCTTGCCCGTGCCGCGACCAACCGCGGCATAGATGCCTACCGCCGTGAGCGACGGGCGGGGGAAACTCTTGTCTGGGATCCGGACGTGTCTACCGTTGCAGACGAACATCCATTACAGGACGAAGTCCTGATCGCTCGTGAACGGCTCGGGCGTCTGCGCGTGGGAGTGGAAGCACTGAGCCCGCGCACCCGACAGATTTTCTTGATGTATCGTCTGGACGGTCGGAAATATCGTGAAATTGCCGAGGAACTCGGTATCAGCCAAAGCGCCGTCGAAAAGCATATTGCCAGGGCAATGGCGTATCTGGCCGACTGGATGGAGAATTGGTGA